DNA sequence from the Desulfuromonas thiophila genome:
CGAGGGCTATCCCTGCGCATGGATCACGGCACCCAGTACCTCTCAGACCATTTTCAGAACCAGATCAAGTTCTGGGGGATCACTCCCAGCTTTGCCTTTGTTGCCGAACCCCAGACCAATGGAGTTGCCGAACGGTTCAACCGCACCTTGAAAGAGCAGGCCATCTATGGCCGGGTTTTCCGTAACATCACCGACGTTCGCGAAGCCGTGAAGACCTTCGTGGAGCTTTACAACAGCGAATGGCGTGTTGAGAAAAACGGCTTCAGATCACCCGATGAAATCCGTCAGGCGGCGTAAGCTAAACTTGTGTCCAGGGAACCGGTTCCGCTACAGGTTGAACTGCGCAAGGGAAAGCAGCCTCTGCACGCCTTTGTCGCCACCTTGGGATTCAGCCGTTTTTCGTTTGTTATGTTCACCACCAGCCAGAGTTTCGAGGTGCTGCGACAGTGCCACGAGGAGGCGTTTTCCTTCTTCGGCGGTGTCCCTCGTGAAGTACTTTACGACAACATGAAGACGGTGGTGCTGGAGCGCAACGCCTTCGGTGAAGGGAAACACCGCTTTCATTCCGGGCTGTGGGATGTCGCCAAACATTTTGGGTTCATGCTGCGCCTGTGCCGGCCTTACCGAGCCCAAACCAAGGGAAAGGTTGAGCGGTTCAACCGCTATCTTCGCTACAGTTTTTACTATCCGTTGCTGTCGCGGCTGAAGCAGGCCGGTCTGACGCTGGATGCGGCAACGGCCAACATCGAGGTGCGCAAATGGCTCGACGAAATCGCCAATTGTCGCATCCACAGTGAAACCGAGGAGCGGCCCTGCGATCGCCTTGATCTTGAACAACCGGCGCTGTTGCCATTGCCTTGTCGGCAGACCGTTGAACCGGGAAGACCGAATACCGCCTTCCAGCCTCCTGGCCAGTGACGCCCCTGCAGCGGCCGGTAGCCATTTATGAGCAGATGCTGCAAGGGGGTCAGCTATGAGCGATGTTCTGCATCAACGGATGGTGACCCTGTGCGATGCCCTCAAGTTTCAGGCGGTGGCCAATGTCTATAGCGACCTGGCCGAGGTGGCGGCGAAACAGGAGACATCCTACATCGAGTACCTGGAACAGGTGCTCAAAGCCGAGAATGACCTGCGCCAAGGGCGTTCGCGGCACACCATGGCCAAACTGGCTGGCTTTCCGGCCATCAAGACCTTGGAGGATTACGACTTTGAGTTTGCCACCGGCGCGCCACGGCAACGCATCATCGATTTGGCCGGCATGGCGTTTCTGGAGCGCAAGGAGAACGTCATCCTGCTCGGACCCAGCGGCACCGGCAAGACCCATCTGGCCATCGCCCTGGGCTATCGGGCCACGCAGTGCGGCGTCAAGGTGCGCTTCATCTGCGCTGCCGACCTGATGCTGCAACTTAAGAGCGCCCAGCGGCAAGGCCGTTATAAAGAAGTGTTGCGACGCAGCGTGCTGGGGCCGAGACTGCTGATCATCGATGAAATCGGGTATCTGCCCTTCAGCGACACCCAGGCGAACCTGTTCTTCCAGGTGATCGCCAAACGCTACGAAGAAGGCTCGGTCATCCTGACCTCGAATCTGAGCTTCGGCGAATGGGAGCAGGCCTTCGGCGGCAACACGGCCCTGACATCGGCCATGCTGGACAGACTGTTGCACCATGCCCATGTCATCCAGATCCGAGGCGACAGCTATCGGCTGAAAGAGAAACGCAGAGCGGGCATCATGGGCACCCCGCTACCGACAGCCCAGATTGAAGACTGACAGGCGGGTGGGTCAATTTTCAGTTTCCAAAGAACCGGTAAAATGGGTCAGTTTTCGATTGCCGTTGACAACGTTCTTCTTATGCTCCAGAAACGCCATGCCGGCCTGATCGATGAGGCGCTGAACTGATACTGAAGTTCGGACAGTGTGGCGGCGGGAATAAGGTGGAAAGCCATCATGGTTATGCCGCCAGTCCGAGTGTCGGGCCGGCGTAGCCGGGCTGGAGTTTTTGCCAATATGCTTCATCCTGGGTCTTATCGTCCAGGCTGGAATCAGGCCGCCGGGTGTTATAGAAACCGATCTAACGTTTCAGCCCCTGTTGGACCTGTCGGTTTCAAAGGCGCACAGATAAATGCACTCATATTTCAGAGAGCGCCAGAGTCGCTCAATCATTACATTGTCCATCCAGCGCCCTTTGCCATCCATCGAAATACAGATGTCAGGGTGCTTTTGGAGGCCCTCTTCGAGGGCTTCGGTGCAGAAGTCGGCTTCTATGGTGTTGGACAGCCGCCAGGACAGAGAACCTTGCGGGTTGCCCAGTCCATGATCGCCACTAGGTAGAGAAAGCCCCTGGGCATGGGGATATAACTGATGTCGGCGCCAGACTTTGTTAGAGCGATCGATGATTATCCCTTGCAGCAGATAGGGGTAGATCTTGTGTTGCTTGTTCGGTAACGAGGTCTTTGGCTTTTGGTAAATCGCTGACAGACTCATTTGCTTCATCAACCGGCTGATCAGGGTGCGGCTGACGGCATAGCCTTCTCGGCGCAGATGGCGGGTCATCTGCCGGGACTGTAAAAGTGTGTTTCCAGGTATTGTTCGTCGGTCAGGTGCATCAGTTCCAGATTCAGTTCAGTTTCGCCGCTCGGCCGGTAGTAGGTTGAGTGAGTAACCGATAAAAGCTCGCATTGCTTGACAATGCTCAAGTGTGGATGATTGGGTTGAACTAGGGCTTTCCTTCGGTCGTAGCTCAACGAATGCGACCGAAGGCGTCGGCTAAAAAATCCTGCTCCACCGTGAGCTGGCCGATCTTGGCGTGCAGTTCCTTGATCTGCGGATCATTGTTGTTGCGGGTACGTTCCGCTTTGCTGCTGAATGTTTCGGCCATATTGTCTATAGCCTGTCGCTTCCAGTTGGTGGTTTGTTTGGGGCCTCCTCCGCAGAATCTGTGGGTAGAGGGCGGTAAAAATTAGAGCATTGTCTCCCCCGGGTGGATAGGAAAATAACGAAGACCTGGGCTTTGAACTTGGCCAAATAGCGTTT
Encoded proteins:
- a CDS encoding integrase core domain-containing protein, giving the protein RGLSLRMDHGTQYLSDHFQNQIKFWGITPSFAFVAEPQTNGVAERFNRTLKEQAIYGRVFRNITDVREAVKTFVELYNSEWRVEKNGFRSPDEIRQAA
- the istB gene encoding IS21-like element helper ATPase IstB, whose protein sequence is MSDVLHQRMVTLCDALKFQAVANVYSDLAEVAAKQETSYIEYLEQVLKAENDLRQGRSRHTMAKLAGFPAIKTLEDYDFEFATGAPRQRIIDLAGMAFLERKENVILLGPSGTGKTHLAIALGYRATQCGVKVRFICAADLMLQLKSAQRQGRYKEVLRRSVLGPRLLIIDEIGYLPFSDTQANLFFQVIAKRYEEGSVILTSNLSFGEWEQAFGGNTALTSAMLDRLLHHAHVIQIRGDSYRLKEKRRAGIMGTPLPTAQIED